Proteins encoded by one window of Microcoleus sp. FACHB-68:
- a CDS encoding saccharopine dehydrogenase NADP-binding domain-containing protein produces the protein MTDSSNFIIYGATGYTGTLIARLAVERGLRPILASRSGEKVKQLATELGLEHRAFSLEDEAAIDTALTDMAVVLNCAGPFSKTYQPMSAGCLRTNTHYLDITGEIAVFEAAAAQDTGAKAAGVMLLPGVGFDVVPSDCLAAHLKQRLPDATHLALAIQLLSRPSRGTATTMVEGQAKGGFIRRAGAISPVPAGWKTRTIDFGRGAAEATTIPWGDVSTAYYSTGIPNIEVYAALGESMRWAAVATRYLGWLLGLPVVQDFQKSLIQKMPAGPTDEERKQGISLLWGEVENSSGTKCVSRLQCPEGYTLTALTALAVVEKVLAGQVKAGFQTPSLAYGADLIMEIEGVVREDIN, from the coding sequence ATGACAGATTCATCAAACTTTATCATCTACGGTGCAACCGGCTACACCGGCACCCTCATCGCTCGATTAGCAGTTGAGCGCGGACTGCGCCCAATTTTAGCTTCACGTAGTGGCGAGAAAGTCAAGCAACTCGCAACAGAACTCGGATTAGAGCATCGCGCCTTTTCCCTGGAAGATGAAGCCGCTATCGATACTGCTTTAACGGATATGGCAGTCGTGCTGAACTGTGCCGGCCCGTTCTCAAAAACCTACCAGCCGATGAGCGCAGGTTGTCTCCGGACAAACACACATTATTTGGATATCACCGGCGAAATAGCAGTTTTCGAGGCGGCGGCAGCACAAGATACAGGGGCGAAGGCGGCAGGCGTGATGCTGCTTCCCGGTGTTGGGTTCGATGTCGTCCCCTCCGACTGCCTCGCGGCGCACCTGAAGCAACGCCTGCCGGATGCAACCCATTTGGCGTTAGCGATACAACTGCTGAGCCGGCCTTCACGGGGAACCGCAACCACAATGGTCGAAGGACAGGCAAAAGGGGGATTCATTAGACGTGCTGGGGCGATTTCCCCAGTTCCCGCCGGCTGGAAAACGCGCACCATCGACTTCGGACGCGGTGCGGCGGAAGCAACCACGATTCCTTGGGGAGACGTGTCCACCGCCTATTACAGCACCGGCATCCCCAACATCGAAGTGTATGCGGCTTTAGGGGAATCGATGCGATGGGCAGCAGTTGCAACCCGTTATCTGGGATGGCTTCTAGGCTTGCCGGTAGTTCAAGATTTCCAAAAAAGCCTGATTCAGAAAATGCCTGCCGGTCCCACCGATGAAGAACGAAAACAAGGAATCAGTTTGCTGTGGGGAGAGGTGGAAAACAGTTCGGGCACCAAATGTGTCAGCCGGTTGCAATGTCCTGAAGGCTATACCCTGACTGCATTAACCGCCTTGGCAGTTGTTGAAAAAGTGTTGGCGGGACAAGTGAAAGCCGGCTTCCAGACGCCCTCTTTAGCCTATGGCGCAGATTTGATCATGGAAATTGAAGGAGTTGTGCGCGAAGATATAAATTGA
- a CDS encoding prohibitin family protein, which yields MKSQSINSWPSIIAGILTAVILLVGLSSFVIINPGEAGVLSILGKARDGALLEGIHLKPPFVSKVDVYDVTVQKFEVPAQSSTKDLQDLSARFAINFRLDPSQVVEVRRKQGSLENIVSKIIAPQTQESFKIAAARRTVEEAITKRTELKTDFDNALGERLDKYGIIILDTSVVDLAFSPEFSRAVEEKQIAEQRAQRAVYVAQEAQQEAQADINRAQGRAEAQRLLAETLKAQGGQLVLQKEAIEAWRNGGSQMPRVLVMDGKSNSTVPFLFNLNNQQE from the coding sequence TTGAAAAGTCAATCTATCAATAGTTGGCCATCAATAATCGCCGGAATTCTAACAGCAGTCATCTTGCTTGTTGGCTTGAGTTCTTTTGTTATCATCAACCCCGGTGAAGCAGGAGTGCTCAGCATTTTAGGAAAAGCCCGTGATGGCGCATTATTAGAGGGAATTCATCTCAAACCCCCCTTTGTTTCAAAAGTAGATGTTTATGATGTGACGGTGCAAAAATTTGAAGTGCCGGCGCAAAGTTCTACCAAGGATCTTCAGGATCTCTCAGCGAGATTTGCCATAAACTTTCGCCTCGATCCTAGTCAAGTAGTTGAGGTGAGAAGGAAACAAGGCTCATTAGAAAATATCGTCTCAAAAATTATTGCCCCCCAAACCCAGGAATCTTTTAAAATTGCAGCTGCTAGGAGAACAGTTGAAGAAGCAATTACTAAAAGAACTGAATTGAAGACAGACTTTGATAATGCTTTGGGTGAACGATTAGATAAATACGGAATTATCATCCTCGATACCAGCGTTGTCGATCTGGCTTTCTCCCCAGAGTTTTCGAGGGCAGTTGAAGAAAAACAAATTGCTGAGCAGCGAGCGCAAAGAGCGGTTTATGTAGCGCAAGAAGCCCAACAAGAAGCACAAGCCGATATTAACCGCGCTCAAGGTAGAGCTGAAGCTCAAAGACTTTTGGCAGAAACGCTGAAAGCACAAGGGGGTCAGTTAGTGCTTCAAAAAGAAGCGATTGAAGCTTGGCGAAACGGCGGTTCTCAGATGCCAAGAGTTTTAGTGATGGATGGAAAATCAAATAGCACTGTCCCATTCTTGTTTAACCTGAATAATCAACAGGAGTAG
- a CDS encoding 2OG-Fe(II) oxygenase: MDAGVKVIAGILSLHHAPSPIPHALFNVSYYQQLSNVFELDYLSKLQGEILASPYFAVNNLNRDFIGTKGFSLVFHGSGLTEVEQKFPFFKPYLKKALQPNCNAFYLNPLLLKNGSRVDPHIDRSLRSYCKTVEPPALVSVLYVQVPPALEGGELVLRNHKRQVGQIRPQFNTLVYFQGNLTHSVNEVKTPGTRLSLVCEQYSLSETELREIPEFTLESRAIKSEKKTAKRGGRTASRY; encoded by the coding sequence ATGGATGCCGGTGTAAAAGTTATCGCCGGCATCCTATCTCTTCACCATGCCCCATCCCCCATCCCCCATGCCCTCTTCAACGTGAGCTACTATCAACAACTGTCTAATGTCTTTGAGCTTGACTATCTCAGCAAATTGCAGGGAGAAATTTTAGCCAGTCCCTACTTTGCCGTCAACAATCTCAACCGCGACTTTATCGGAACTAAAGGATTTTCACTCGTTTTTCATGGCTCTGGATTAACTGAAGTTGAACAAAAATTTCCTTTCTTTAAACCTTATTTAAAAAAGGCATTGCAGCCAAATTGTAATGCCTTTTATCTCAATCCTTTACTACTAAAAAATGGCTCCCGCGTCGATCCTCATATTGATCGCAGCCTGCGTTCCTATTGCAAAACAGTTGAGCCGCCAGCCCTTGTCAGCGTCCTTTATGTGCAAGTACCACCGGCACTCGAAGGCGGAGAACTCGTTCTGCGTAACCACAAGCGCCAAGTCGGGCAAATTCGCCCTCAATTCAACACTTTGGTTTATTTTCAAGGCAATCTAACCCATTCAGTGAATGAAGTTAAAACTCCCGGAACTCGTCTCAGCCTCGTCTGTGAACAGTACAGCTTGAGTGAAACTGAACTTCGAGAAATTCCAGAGTTTACACTCGAATCTAGGGCAATTAAGTCAGAGAAAAAAACGGCAAAACGGGGAGGGCGCACTGCCTCCCGCTATTAA
- a CDS encoding PCP reductase family protein encodes MTTPEWTPEAESRLKEIPFFVRPAARKKIEKFAQDAGIGQITVEIYEQAKQKFNSK; translated from the coding sequence ATGACTACCCCAGAATGGACTCCTGAAGCTGAAAGCCGGCTCAAAGAAATTCCTTTTTTCGTTCGTCCCGCTGCCCGCAAAAAAATTGAGAAGTTTGCTCAAGATGCGGGAATCGGTCAAATTACTGTAGAAATTTACGAGCAAGCGAAGCAGAAGTTTAACTCTAAGTGA
- a CDS encoding ABC-F family ATP-binding cassette domain-containing protein, whose product MSIFTLQSVKKDFGIKEILKDASFSLDATDKVGLIGTNGSGKSTLLKMIAGLEPIDEGQILVNSGVRIVYLPQQPDLDENHTVLEQVFADSGEQMALVREYEEVSKKLAHAPEDSQLMSRLSAVMQKMETAGAWELETNAKIILTKLGIEDFEARIGSLSGGYRKRIALAAALLSEPDVLLMDEPTNHLDALSVEWLQSYLNRFRGAILLITHDRYFLDRVTNRIVEIDRGDLYSYAGNYSYYLEKKALSEDSAASSQRKHQGVLRRELEWLKRGPKARSTKQKARIDRIRDMQATEFKQVQGKVDIATPGRRIGKKVIELENVCKSYDERTLINNFTYKFSPEDRIGIIGGNGAGKSTLMDMITGRVQPDSGKVDIGTTIHIGYFDQHSEELLAALNEEQRVIDYIKEEGEFVKIADGTQISASQMLERFLFPGNQQYAPIHKLSGGEKRRLFLLRVLMSAPNVLILDEPTNDLDVQTLAVLEDYLEDFNGCVIAVSHDRYFLDRTVETIFAFEEGGTLRQYPGNYSVYLEFKQAEEEEAARQNTNSKEKKEEKTKSWKTDRQSYDSKGQRKLSSKERREYEMLEGKIAQLEAEKAEAEKALYNAPPGSVSKVQELHEKVGSLAEAIEAATERWMELAEIDS is encoded by the coding sequence ATGAGTATCTTTACACTACAATCGGTTAAAAAAGATTTTGGGATTAAAGAAATCCTCAAGGATGCTAGCTTTAGTCTGGATGCCACGGATAAAGTGGGCTTAATTGGCACGAATGGTTCTGGCAAGTCAACCCTATTAAAAATGATTGCCGGTTTAGAACCCATTGATGAGGGTCAAATTTTGGTCAATTCTGGCGTCAGGATTGTCTATTTGCCCCAGCAGCCAGACTTAGATGAAAATCACACCGTATTAGAGCAAGTCTTTGCCGATAGCGGCGAACAAATGGCATTGGTGCGCGAGTATGAGGAAGTATCAAAAAAACTCGCACACGCGCCAGAAGATAGTCAGTTAATGTCTCGTTTGTCTGCTGTGATGCAGAAGATGGAGACAGCCGGTGCTTGGGAATTAGAAACCAATGCAAAAATCATCCTCACGAAGTTAGGAATCGAAGATTTTGAGGCTCGGATCGGGAGTTTGTCGGGCGGTTATCGCAAACGAATTGCCCTAGCTGCCGCCTTGCTTTCGGAACCTGATGTGTTGTTGATGGATGAGCCAACAAACCATCTGGATGCACTTTCTGTTGAGTGGTTACAAAGTTATTTAAACCGCTTTCGCGGGGCAATTTTGCTAATTACTCACGACCGCTATTTTCTGGATCGCGTCACCAATCGGATCGTTGAAATTGACCGGGGCGATCTCTACAGTTATGCCGGCAACTATTCCTATTATCTGGAGAAAAAAGCCCTTTCCGAAGATTCGGCAGCCAGTTCTCAACGCAAACATCAAGGGGTATTGCGTCGCGAGTTGGAATGGCTGAAAAGAGGGCCAAAAGCTCGGAGTACGAAACAAAAAGCCCGGATTGATCGGATTCGGGATATGCAGGCAACTGAGTTTAAACAGGTTCAAGGTAAGGTTGATATTGCCACCCCCGGACGTCGGATTGGTAAAAAAGTGATTGAGCTAGAAAATGTTTGTAAAAGTTACGATGAGCGGACTTTAATCAACAATTTCACTTACAAATTCAGTCCTGAAGATCGTATCGGGATTATCGGCGGTAACGGTGCCGGTAAATCAACATTGATGGATATGATTACTGGACGTGTGCAGCCTGATTCAGGAAAAGTTGATATTGGCACGACCATTCACATCGGCTATTTTGACCAGCATTCTGAAGAATTACTCGCCGCGTTGAATGAAGAGCAGCGCGTAATTGACTACATCAAGGAGGAGGGAGAGTTTGTCAAAATAGCTGACGGAACGCAGATCAGTGCCTCTCAAATGCTAGAGCGTTTCTTATTTCCTGGTAATCAGCAATATGCGCCAATTCATAAACTTTCTGGGGGTGAAAAACGCCGTCTATTTTTGCTACGGGTTTTAATGAGTGCGCCCAATGTCCTGATTTTAGATGAACCGACGAATGACTTGGATGTGCAAACATTGGCGGTGCTGGAAGACTATCTCGAAGATTTCAACGGCTGTGTCATAGCAGTTTCCCACGATCGCTATTTCCTAGATCGCACAGTAGAAACAATTTTTGCCTTTGAAGAAGGAGGTACTCTTCGTCAGTATCCTGGCAATTATTCAGTTTACTTAGAATTCAAGCAGGCAGAAGAGGAAGAAGCGGCACGTCAGAATACAAATTCTAAGGAGAAGAAGGAAGAAAAAACAAAATCTTGGAAGACAGACCGGCAGTCTTATGATAGCAAAGGGCAGCGCAAGCTTTCATCCAAAGAACGGCGCGAGTATGAGATGTTGGAAGGCAAAATCGCTCAATTAGAAGCTGAGAAAGCTGAAGCTGAGAAAGCACTTTATAATGCGCCTCCGGGTTCGGTATCTAAGGTGCAAGAATTGCATGAAAAGGTGGGAAGTTTAGCTGAGGCAATTGAAGCGGCAACTGAGCGGTGGATGGAGTTAGCTGAGATAGATTCTTGA
- a CDS encoding Uma2 family endonuclease yields MTAITLNFPSILALTDEQFYQLCQANADLRLERTNEGELIIMPPTGGETGHRNIEIAFQIQAWSRQNNLGIAFDSSTGFKLPNGAERSPDASWVRRDRWEALSAEQKRKFLPLSPDFVVELRSESDSLTKLQAKMQEYLDNGTQLGWLIDPQTQQVEIYRSGREVEILQNPSTLSGEDILQNFELNLKPIFTNV; encoded by the coding sequence ATGACTGCGATTACCCTGAATTTCCCCTCAATTTTGGCATTAACGGATGAGCAATTTTATCAGCTATGTCAGGCAAATGCTGATTTAAGATTAGAGCGCACAAATGAAGGAGAATTAATCATTATGCCGCCAACAGGGGGGGAAACGGGTCATCGTAATATCGAGATTGCCTTTCAGATCCAAGCTTGGAGCCGGCAAAATAATTTAGGAATTGCGTTCGATTCTTCCACCGGCTTCAAATTACCCAACGGTGCGGAACGTTCTCCCGATGCAAGTTGGGTGCGCCGTGATCGTTGGGAAGCCTTGAGTGCAGAGCAAAAACGAAAATTTCTCCCGTTGTCTCCTGATTTTGTAGTGGAGTTACGATCTGAAAGTGATTCACTAACAAAATTGCAAGCGAAAATGCAAGAATATCTGGATAATGGCACTCAACTAGGTTGGCTAATTGATCCTCAGACGCAACAGGTAGAAATTTATCGTTCGGGACGGGAAGTGGAAATCTTACAGAATCCTAGTACGCTATCGGGTGAGGATATATTACAAAACTTTGAACTGAATTTGAAACCGATTTTTACTAATGTTTAA
- a CDS encoding THUMP domain-containing protein: protein MNHYFATVARGLEPIAAQELERLGALEVRPDFTGVHFAGDKALLYKVNLWARTIFRVLVPIREFRCLHGDMLYREVQKISWDDYLHPDNTLAVNCTGGNQLLNHTHFTALQVKNAIVDQQRSKFGKRSNVDPHNPDLEIDAHIHEDRCILSLNSSGSSLHRRGYRPAMGKAPLKETLAAAILDMAEYSPNLPFLDPLCGSGTLPLEAGLKALNIAPGLFRENFGFMRWRDFDDSLWQQLLEEAKTSQLAELNAPIYGSDRDGDILKQARSNAAECGLAKYIKFAQTELYFLEAPADSGILICNPPYGERLGDAQELGDFYKLLGDVFKQRFKGWTAYILTGNKELAKRVGLKTSRRLPVYNGSLACTLLKYELY, encoded by the coding sequence ATGAATCACTACTTTGCCACTGTTGCTCGCGGTCTAGAACCCATTGCCGCCCAAGAACTAGAACGCTTGGGTGCCTTAGAAGTTCGTCCAGACTTCACAGGGGTGCATTTTGCTGGAGATAAAGCTTTGCTTTACAAAGTGAATCTTTGGGCGAGGACAATTTTTCGAGTGTTAGTACCCATTCGAGAATTTCGTTGTCTTCACGGCGATATGCTCTATCGTGAAGTGCAAAAAATTTCCTGGGATGACTATCTACATCCTGATAATACTCTAGCGGTAAACTGCACCGGCGGCAATCAATTACTTAACCACACCCACTTCACAGCACTACAGGTTAAAAATGCAATTGTAGACCAACAGCGCAGCAAATTTGGTAAAAGGTCTAATGTCGATCCACACAATCCCGATTTAGAGATTGATGCCCACATTCATGAAGATCGTTGCATCCTTAGTTTAAACAGTTCCGGTTCAAGTTTACACCGGCGCGGATACAGGCCGGCAATGGGAAAAGCCCCTCTGAAAGAAACTTTAGCCGCCGCGATTCTCGACATGGCAGAATACTCACCCAATCTGCCTTTTTTAGACCCCCTTTGTGGCTCTGGAACTTTGCCGTTAGAAGCGGGTTTAAAAGCTTTAAATATTGCCCCAGGATTGTTTAGAGAAAACTTTGGTTTTATGCGCTGGCGTGATTTTGATGATTCCCTGTGGCAGCAATTGCTAGAAGAAGCAAAAACCAGCCAGCTAGCCGAACTCAATGCTCCGATTTATGGAAGTGATCGCGACGGTGATATTCTTAAGCAAGCGCGGAGTAATGCCGCAGAATGTGGGCTAGCAAAATATATAAAATTCGCCCAAACAGAATTATATTTTTTGGAAGCGCCGGCAGATAGTGGAATTTTAATTTGCAATCCTCCTTACGGAGAACGGTTAGGAGATGCTCAGGAATTAGGGGACTTTTACAAATTGCTGGGTGATGTGTTTAAACAGCGCTTCAAAGGGTGGACGGCTTATATTTTAACCGGCAATAAAGAGTTAGCAAAAAGAGTGGGCTTGAAAACTTCTCGTCGGCTGCCGGTTTATAATGGTTCCTTAGCTTGTACTTTACTAAAGTATGAGCTTTATTAA
- a CDS encoding peptidylprolyl isomerase produces MTRAIMETEKGTINLELFDQDAPNTVKNFVELSEKGFYDGLIFHRVINNFMIQGGCPEGKGTGGPGYQIKCEINKNKHLAGTLSMAHAGRDTGGSQFFICHSPQPHLDGMHTTFGKTEDMDVVNAIRKGDKIISVKIEK; encoded by the coding sequence ATGACCCGCGCGATAATGGAAACCGAAAAAGGCACGATCAACTTGGAATTGTTTGATCAAGATGCCCCAAATACGGTCAAAAATTTTGTAGAACTCTCTGAAAAAGGTTTTTACGACGGCCTCATTTTCCATCGAGTCATCAATAATTTTATGATCCAAGGTGGCTGTCCTGAAGGCAAAGGAACAGGTGGCCCTGGCTATCAAATCAAGTGTGAAATTAACAAGAATAAACATCTCGCCGGCACCCTCTCAATGGCTCATGCCGGTCGTGATACGGGGGGAAGCCAATTCTTTATTTGCCATTCTCCCCAACCTCATTTAGATGGAATGCACACCACCTTTGGAAAAACTGAGGACATGGATGTTGTTAATGCCATTCGCAAGGGTGACAAAATTATTTCTGTCAAAATTGAGAAATAG
- a CDS encoding pentapeptide repeat-containing protein codes for MLYSQTQDLYRNCTEFLEKDPMQRLRALKEMGLARYDFLTRMPLTEANITCVMRFLGNRQRVKFPNLQGADLSGLVLDGVNFIRGDLTGANLRGSRLINADLLFANFTQADLRNADLTGATLNETIWLDALVDGCEFEAGTGLTNEQRTYLKIRGARL; via the coding sequence ATGCTATATTCCCAAACCCAAGACCTTTACCGCAACTGTACCGAGTTTTTAGAAAAAGACCCAATGCAGCGTTTACGGGCGCTTAAGGAAATGGGGCTAGCACGTTACGATTTTTTGACAAGGATGCCGCTAACTGAGGCTAATATAACTTGTGTGATGCGGTTTCTGGGCAATCGGCAGCGGGTTAAATTTCCGAATCTCCAAGGAGCCGATTTATCAGGATTAGTTCTCGATGGGGTAAATTTCATTCGAGGAGATTTAACGGGAGCCAACTTGAGAGGAAGCCGTTTAATCAATGCGGATCTTTTATTTGCAAATTTTACTCAAGCAGATTTGAGAAATGCTGATTTAACTGGAGCGACGCTCAATGAAACAATTTGGTTAGATGCTTTAGTCGATGGATGCGAGTTTGAAGCCGGCACTGGATTGACAAATGAGCAGCGCACATACTTAAAAATTCGCGGTGCTAGATTATAG
- a CDS encoding ion channel: MPKKHRIPKRMSFVSRFGQFNVIRRGVSHFSGSDLYHFLVTLSWPRFFALITVSYVVANTLFALAYVAGGDCIENAQPGSFRDTFFFSIQTMATIGYGSMYPRTNYAHGLVALEALVGLLGFAMATGMMFARFSLPTARVLFSRVAVIAPYDGVPTLMFRTANQRNNFILEAQVRVTLVRNEVTKEGHFMRRFYDLQLVRSETPIFALTWTVMHPINEASPLYKTTAESLAEAETELVITLTGIDESVSQTIHTRHSFVSSEILWNMRFVDILSRTSNGQRIIDYSHFHDVL; this comes from the coding sequence ATGCCCAAAAAGCACCGAATCCCCAAACGGATGAGCTTTGTAAGCCGGTTTGGACAGTTCAATGTCATCCGTCGGGGTGTCTCGCATTTCTCCGGAAGCGACCTTTATCATTTTTTAGTTACCCTTTCTTGGCCGAGATTTTTTGCGCTGATTACTGTGTCTTATGTGGTTGCCAACACTTTGTTTGCGCTGGCTTATGTGGCGGGGGGTGATTGCATTGAGAATGCCCAACCAGGCTCTTTTCGAGATACCTTTTTCTTTAGCATTCAGACGATGGCAACCATCGGTTACGGGTCGATGTACCCACGCACCAACTACGCACATGGCTTGGTTGCGCTCGAAGCACTTGTCGGTCTGTTGGGGTTCGCAATGGCCACCGGCATGATGTTTGCGCGGTTCTCTCTGCCCACGGCGCGAGTGCTTTTCAGTCGTGTGGCGGTGATCGCACCTTATGATGGGGTGCCAACGCTAATGTTTCGCACAGCAAACCAGCGTAATAACTTTATTTTAGAAGCACAGGTGCGGGTAACGTTGGTTCGCAATGAAGTTACGAAAGAAGGGCATTTCATGCGCCGGTTTTACGATTTGCAACTCGTTCGCAGCGAGACACCGATTTTTGCACTGACTTGGACAGTAATGCATCCCATTAATGAGGCGAGTCCCCTCTACAAAACCACAGCGGAATCGTTAGCCGAGGCGGAAACTGAACTCGTAATTACTCTCACCGGCATTGATGAATCGGTTTCGCAGACTATTCACACCCGTCACTCGTTTGTTTCTTCAGAGATTCTGTGGAATATGCGTTTTGTCGATATTTTATCGAGGACATCAAACGGTCAGCGTATTATCGACTATTCGCATTTTCATGATGTGCTTTGA
- a CDS encoding DUF6629 family protein codes for MCFSATASFTAGVTLSALGIANYQKIKSSDYRLLGIFPFLFATQQFLEGIVWLTIGNSSLSSLNLVVRDGFLLFATGIWPILCPLAVYLGEKNSLKRKVIFGLVIVGVGLGIYLFGFVITHGVQLEKFSGNLLYDLTVIPLFAPLKYLYLIVTSLPFVLSERHPMKLFGLAAIASFGLANLFYNLTFVSVWCFFAAVLSGALYFILDNSQSQIHNIYE; via the coding sequence ATGTGCTTTTCGGCAACCGCAAGTTTTACAGCAGGGGTGACCCTTTCTGCATTAGGCATTGCAAATTATCAAAAAATTAAATCAAGCGACTATCGATTATTGGGCATCTTTCCTTTCTTATTTGCAACTCAGCAATTCCTTGAAGGGATTGTTTGGTTAACCATTGGAAATTCCTCGCTTTCCTCCCTCAATCTTGTTGTTAGGGATGGTTTTTTATTGTTTGCCACCGGCATCTGGCCTATCTTATGCCCTCTCGCCGTTTATTTAGGTGAGAAAAACAGCTTAAAAAGAAAAGTTATATTCGGACTGGTTATCGTAGGAGTAGGTTTGGGAATCTATCTATTTGGATTTGTCATAACTCACGGCGTGCAGCTTGAAAAATTTTCAGGGAACTTACTTTATGATTTGACTGTTATCCCTTTATTCGCACCCTTAAAATACTTATACTTAATCGTAACAAGCCTTCCCTTTGTCCTTTCAGAGCGACATCCCATGAAGCTTTTTGGCCTTGCAGCAATTGCTTCCTTTGGCTTAGCTAATCTATTTTATAACCTGACATTTGTTTCAGTTTGGTGCTTTTTTGCCGCTGTTCTCAGTGGCGCACTTTATTTTATTTTGGATAATTCTCAATCCCAAATACATAATATTTATGAATAA
- a CDS encoding Uma2 family endonuclease — translation MSLTPQQLEFLMPDATQLESDEPEMESTLHYVQLALLVSCLEWLWRDRNDYFIGANLTIYFSRQQLKNRDFRGPDFFLVAQTEKRPRKSWVVWEENGKYPDLIIELLSDSTATVDREFKKNLYQNEFRTPEYFWFSPESLEFAGFRLLGQRYLEITSNEAGLRWSESLNLYLGILDGKLRYFTPEGELVPTPEEAAIQAQQQVETERLRAEQVQQRAEQAQQRVEQLAAQLRALGVEPEA, via the coding sequence ATGTCTCTAACACCTCAGCAATTAGAATTCTTGATGCCCGATGCTACTCAACTAGAGAGTGATGAACCAGAAATGGAAAGTACATTGCACTATGTTCAGCTAGCGCTGTTGGTTTCCTGTCTAGAATGGCTATGGCGTGACAGAAATGATTACTTTATCGGCGCAAATCTCACCATATATTTTAGCCGGCAACAATTAAAAAATCGAGATTTTCGTGGGCCAGATTTTTTCCTAGTCGCCCAAACAGAGAAGCGTCCCCGTAAATCTTGGGTTGTTTGGGAGGAAAATGGTAAATATCCGGATTTGATCATAGAATTGCTTTCTGATTCCACCGCAACCGTTGACAGGGAATTCAAGAAAAACCTTTATCAAAACGAATTTCGCACCCCCGAATACTTTTGGTTTTCTCCAGAAAGTTTAGAGTTCGCCGGCTTCCGATTATTAGGTCAGAGATACCTAGAAATTACCTCTAATGAAGCAGGATTGCGTTGGAGCGAAAGTCTCAATCTTTATTTAGGCATTTTAGATGGAAAACTGCGCTACTTCACTCCTGAAGGAGAATTAGTACCCACACCAGAAGAGGCGGCAATTCAAGCACAGCAACAAGTTGAAACTGAACGCCTACGTGCTGAACAGGTACAACAACGTGCTGAACAGGCACAGCAACGTGTTGAACAACTGGCAGCGCAATTACGCGCACTGGGAGTGGAACCTGAAGCTTAA